Genomic DNA from Haloplanus aerogenes:
GCGCCTGCGCCAGTGCGTCCACGTCGGCGTAGTCCGTGTTGTCCGCGACCCACTCGTCGTCGACGTCGGCCGACCCCTCGAGGGGTTCGCCGCGGCGACGGACGAGCGTCGCGACCACGTCAGCCGACGGTTCGCCGTGGGCGACGTAGTCGTTGACCTTCGTGATCATGCCACGGTAGGTGTCCGTCTCGGGCACCAGCGTACACTGGTTGACGGCGTGCAGGTTGAGCATGTTGAGCGTGTCCTGCACGTCGCCGGCGATGTTCACCTCGCCGCGAATCTGGACGAGCGCTTCCATTACTCGTTCACCTCCGCTTCGTTCTCGCGTCGCTTGCGTCGCGCCCGCTGGGGCGTCCGCGACTGCGACGCGTTCTGGAGCGCGTTATACGTCGCTTTCGCGAGGTTGACCGTCGTCCGGGTGTTGCCGTTGGACTTCGTCCAGGCGTCCTGGACGCCCGCGAGTTCGAGGATGTTCCGAACCGTGGGCGCGGCCGCCAGTCCCAGCCCCTGCGGAGCGGGGATGATTTCGACCGTCACCGAACCGGCTTTCCCCGTCGCCTTCCGCGTCAGGGAGTTGACGCCGCCGGCGCGGTCCTCCCAGGACCCGGAGCCGCGGTCGACCTCGATGATGTTCAGTTTCGCCACGTCGATGGCCTTCTGGATGGCCGAGCCGACCTGATCGTCGCGGGCCTCGGCGTAGCCGAGGTAGCCGTCACGGTTCCCCACCGCGACGACACACCGGAACTTCACCCGGCGCCCGGAGTCGGTCATCCGCTGGACCATGTTGATGTCCAGCACCTCGTCGTCCAGCCCCGGGAGGAGCTGATCGACGATTTCGGCCTCCTTCAGCGGGAGGCCGGATTCGAGGGCCGCCTTCATCGACGTGATGTCGCCGTCCTGTACCTTGCGGCCGAGCCGCGTGCGCGGTTCCCAGCCGTCGCCGTAATCGTTACTGCTCATTGTCCTCCATCAGTCGTTCGCGCACTTCGTCGAAGTGCTCGGGGAGCTCCGTCGCGTCGAAGTCGCCGCCGTACAGCGGTTCGTCGAGCTGTTCGGCGTACTCGGCGATATGCTCGCCGCGGTTGCGCGACCAGTCCGCGAGGACGCTCTCGCTGTGCGGGATTTCGAGTCCCGCGTCGATTGCGCCTTCCTGTACTGCGAACACCTTGTTGCCCGGTGTCGCGGTGTTGAGCCCGATATCGAGGACGGCCTCCGTGAGGCCAGCCTCGAGCGCCCGCATCCCCGCGAGATACCCCGTGAGGTACGCGCTGGGGAGGTTGCCCGTGGGGGCGTCCCAGCCGTACTCCGCGAGGTCCTCGGAGGAGGCGGCCGCGTGCGTCTCGTCACCGTCGGGACCGGGGGTGATCAGCTGCGCCCTGACGTGCCGGTTGCTCACGCGAGCGACCAGGCGGGGCTTGCCGGATTTCAGCAGGCGCAACCTCTGGTGGTAGTCGGTTCGGTCCTCGCGGCGACGCCGCATCGGGACCTTGTATCGTGGGCCTGTTGCCATCAGTCGTTCACCTCCACGTCGTAGTTGTTCTCGATGTACGCTTCGAGTCGCGCCACGCTCTCGAACTCCCCACCGCCAGCCTTGTTGTAGAGCTCGCGGTACTGGGAGCGGTCGAGGGGGCCGTCGTCGCGCAACTCGCGCAGACGACGCCGCTGGGCGCGGATGCGACTCGTCCAGTTCTCCTTGCTGTTCTCGCGCGCACCGGCGGTCCCGCGACGGGAACCAGCGCCGGTCCGGTGGCCGTAGGCCTGTTTGTCGGCTCGTTCGCGAGCGCGACCGCGCGAGTTGTTCGAGGAACCCTTCTGCTGGATCGTGCCCTCGTCGACGAGGTCACGGATGTCCTCGCGCGTGATCGCTTCCGCGATCTCGCTCTGTGCTTCGGGGTCGAACCACACGCGGTCCTTGCCCACGTCGAGCACGTCGGCCGCGAGCCGTTTCTGAGCGCTCAGATCCGTCATGCTTCTTCCTCCACTTCGACCTCGATGTACGTCGGGTTGAGGACGCGAATCTCGCGGTCCTCACAGACGTCCTCGATGCGTTCGCGCTTGCGCGCGCCCACGCCGCTCGCGATGCGGACGGCCTGACTGTCGGGGTCGACCCCCTCCAGATCGTCCGTGTTGTGGACGCGCACTTCTTCGAAGCCGCTGGGGTGCAGGCCACGAGCGGCCGTGGGCGAGCGGTAGCCCGCCTCGACGGTCGCGCCCTTGCCTTTGATCCCTCGGCGCTGCTTCGAGAGCTGTCCTCGGGGCTTGCGCCACGAGGGGTCGACGCGCTTTTTCTTGTGGTGGTCCTGCCGGTTGAACTGCGGCTTGCCCTCCCGGCGCTTCTGGACGAGCGCACGGGCGGCCTCGTCGTCGAGGTCCGGCGTCTTGTCGGCGTGACCGCGCGGGCGGAGTTCCGTCTCCACCTCTTCGGTCTCCTCGGCTTCTTCCGGCTCTTCCTCTTCGACTTCGGCTTCCGTCTCCTCGCTGACTTCGAGGCCACCGACGTCGGCCTTGATTCGCGCGGCGAGCGCGTTGCCGATGCCGTCGATGTCGGCCAGTTCCGACTGGCTGGCGGCCTTGAGGTCCTCGATGGACTCGTAGCCGGCCTCGCGGAGCGCTTCCGCCTTCGACGGACCGACGCCACCGATGTCTTCGATCTCCTGAATTTCGTTCTCGTCTTCGTCGCTCATCTACGCCCCACCTGCCTGCGGTTTCTGTGTGATGTAGACGCCGTCCTGGAAGACGCGGGTGTCCTTGTCGGGCACGCGCGTCAACTGTTCGATGTCGGCGGCGGTCTGTCCGACGGCTTCCTTGTCGGGACCGGAGAGCGTGAGCTCCTCGCCGTCGACCTGTACCTCCGTGTCGCCGCGGATCTGCACTTTCCGCGGCGCGCGTTCGCCGAGGAAGTTCTCGATGACGACCTCGTCGCCCTCGACGGTGACCTGCATCGGGAAGTGGGCGTAGAAGATCTCCATCTGATACTCCCATCCCTCG
This window encodes:
- a CDS encoding 50S ribosomal protein L18, which encodes MATGPRYKVPMRRRREDRTDYHQRLRLLKSGKPRLVARVSNRHVRAQLITPGPDGDETHAAASSEDLAEYGWDAPTGNLPSAYLTGYLAGMRALEAGLTEAVLDIGLNTATPGNKVFAVQEGAIDAGLEIPHSESVLADWSRNRGEHIAEYAEQLDEPLYGGDFDATELPEHFDEVRERLMEDNEQ
- a CDS encoding 50S ribosomal protein L32e; amino-acid sequence: MSDEDENEIQEIEDIGGVGPSKAEALREAGYESIEDLKAASQSELADIDGIGNALAARIKADVGGLEVSEETEAEVEEEEPEEAEETEEVETELRPRGHADKTPDLDDEAARALVQKRREGKPQFNRQDHHKKKRVDPSWRKPRGQLSKQRRGIKGKGATVEAGYRSPTAARGLHPSGFEEVRVHNTDDLEGVDPDSQAVRIASGVGARKRERIEDVCEDREIRVLNPTYIEVEVEEEA
- the rpmD gene encoding 50S ribosomal protein L30 is translated as MEALVQIRGEVNIAGDVQDTLNMLNLHAVNQCTLVPETDTYRGMITKVNDYVAHGEPSADVVATLVRRRGEPLEGSADVDDEWVADNTDYADVDALAQALVDEETTLRDAGLAPSIRLHPPRGGHDGVKHPTVESGQLGKHSTEEIDRLLEAMR
- a CDS encoding 50S ribosomal protein L6, with the protein product MNRIELEIPDDVSAEVDHLDLTVEGPNGSVTRRLWYPDVSVDVADDHVVIESEADDANTRATLGTFESHVNNMIHGVTEGWEYQMEIFYAHFPMQVTVEGDEVVIENFLGERAPRKVQIRGDTEVQVDGEELTLSGPDKEAVGQTAADIEQLTRVPDKDTRVFQDGVYITQKPQAGGA
- a CDS encoding 30S ribosomal protein S5, producing MSSNDYGDGWEPRTRLGRKVQDGDITSMKAALESGLPLKEAEIVDQLLPGLDDEVLDINMVQRMTDSGRRVKFRCVVAVGNRDGYLGYAEARDDQVGSAIQKAIDVAKLNIIEVDRGSGSWEDRAGGVNSLTRKATGKAGSVTVEIIPAPQGLGLAAAPTVRNILELAGVQDAWTKSNGNTRTTVNLAKATYNALQNASQSRTPQRARRKRRENEAEVNE
- a CDS encoding 50S ribosomal protein L19e, with translation MTDLSAQKRLAADVLDVGKDRVWFDPEAQSEIAEAITREDIRDLVDEGTIQQKGSSNNSRGRARERADKQAYGHRTGAGSRRGTAGARENSKENWTSRIRAQRRRLRELRDDGPLDRSQYRELYNKAGGGEFESVARLEAYIENNYDVEVND